In the genome of Ktedonobacteraceae bacterium, the window GAATCTCTGGTCGGCTCCTGAGGAATCACGGGAAGAAAACTACAACCCGCAATACTATTCAACCGTATCCAGGGCAAGAGCTATTATTGCGACATAGAAAAGAAAGCGACCCGAACAATTCATGAGCAAGACTATCGCCGGCGATCCACAAAAACCGGCAACTACCCATCATCGCCTGTTTGCCGCTTATTACGAACGCACTTCACGGGGCAGAACAGAGCGCAACTATATGGCGCCATACCGCAAGGAAATCGCCGGGCAGGCTTCCGGCATTGTACTCGAAATAGGCGCGGGCAACGGTCTCAACTTCGCTTATTATGATCCCGGGCGGGTTGAGCGAGTAGAAGCCATTGAACCCGACACTGCCATGTTGCGTTATGCTCGCGCGCGGGCAGAGGCGGCTCCAGTACCCATCACGCTTACTCAAGCTCCAGCTGAATCGCTCCCATTCGCGGATGGGACGTTTGATTGCGCGCTGGCAACGCTTGTCTTTTGTTCCGTCAATGACCCGGCGGCCAGTTTGCGAGAAATCAGGCGCGTCCTGAAGCCGGGTGGCAGATTGCTACTGGTCGAACATGTCCGCTCTCAAGG includes:
- a CDS encoding class I SAM-dependent methyltransferase, with product MSKTIAGDPQKPATTHHRLFAAYYERTSRGRTERNYMAPYRKEIAGQASGIVLEIGAGNGLNFAYYDPGRVERVEAIEPDTAMLRYARARAEAAPVPITLTQAPAESLPFADGTFDCALATLVFCSVNDPAASLREIRRVLKPGGRLLLVEHVRSQGAVTSRIQDMFVPFTTRLAGNCHWNRDTEATLAEAGFQIEYRRKLGGGLVPMIMLRAVLKLPT